In Quercus robur chromosome 11, dhQueRobu3.1, whole genome shotgun sequence, the following proteins share a genomic window:
- the LOC126706886 gene encoding 2-oxoglutarate-dependent dioxygenase 19-like: protein MASTIPLDTLKASLVHPPKVTSVKALVESTDFSSLIPSFYTFTHNLHDEPISDDPDDSIPIIDISLLVSSTPEEQSQVIHQLNKACSDWGCFMVINHGVSESLTKAMIASFQEFFDLPEEEKTEYQGNHVMDPIRCGTGFNPSINKANLWRDFLKCVAHPEFHSPNKPAGFSEIALEFSKRNQEVVTVLLKAISKSLGLEESYIDKAANFELGLQLLAANYYPACPEPEKAIGIPSHYDHGLLTILVNNGVSCLQVKHKEKWFNVNIHPNALFVQVADHLEILSNGKYKSIAHRALVNNKATRMSIALAHGPSLDTVIRPAPELADNESHAPMYVEMTYREFLELQQTGKLRSKFRLNSEQCKAF, encoded by the exons ATGGCTTCAACAATTCCACTTGATACCTTAAAGGCATCACTTGTTCATCCACCTAAGGTAACGAGTGTGAAAGCACTAGTTGAATCAACTGACTTCTCCTCCCTGATCCCTTCGTTTTACACCTTCACTCATAATCTCCATGATGAACCAATATCCGATGATCCAGATGATTCAATCCCCATTATCGACATCTCTCTTCTTGTTTCTAGTACCCCTGAAGAACAGTCCCAAGTCATCCATCAACTCAACAAAGCCTGCTCAGACTGGGGCTGCTTCATG GTGATTAATCATGGTGTGTCGGAGAGCCTGACGAAGGCAATGATAGCGTCGTTTCAAGAATTTTTTGACTTGCCAGAGGAGGAGAAGACAGAGTATCAAGGAAACCATGTCATGGATCCAATCAGGTGTGGTACAGGCTTTAATCCTTCAATAAATAAAGCAAACTTATGGAGAGATTTTCTCAAGTGCGTCGCGCATCCTGAATTTCATTCACCCAACAAACCTGCGGGGTTCAG TGAGATTGCATTGGAGTTTAGCAAAAGAAACCAGGAAGTAGTAACAGTATTACTGAAAGCTATTTCAAAGAGCTTGGGGTTAGAAGAGAGCTACATAGACAAGGCCGCCAATTTCGAGTTGGGTTTACAATTGCTCGCTGCCAACTATTATCCAGCTTGTCCAGAGCCAGAGAAAGCAATTGGCATCCCCTCTCACTATGACCATGGTCTGTTAACCATTTTGGTAAACAATGGCGTCTCTTGCCTTCAAGTAAAGCATAAAGAAAAATGGTTTAATGTCAATATCCATCCCAATGCACTCTTTGTACAAGTTGCTGATCACTTGGAG ATTTTGAGCAATGGCAAGTACAAGAGTATTGCACACCGGGCACTTGTGAATAACAAAGCTACAAGGATGTCCATAGCTCTGGCACATGGACCATCACTAGACACAGTTATAAGGCCAGCACCAGAGTTAGCGGACAATGAAAGTCATGCCCCAATGTATGTTGAAATGACGTATAGGGAATTTTTGGAATTGCAGCAAACTGGCAAGCTGAGATCTAAATTCCGGTTGAATAGTGAACAATGCAAAGCATTCTGA